The stretch of DNA GTGGCCGCGGCGTTCATCCAGAAGGAAGACTATTGCGCGAAAACCGGTTGGCAGATGGACCTCTTCCGCAACGAAGGCCAATTGCCGATTCAGACCTATAGCGCTCCGAAACAAGTGGAAACCGCGATCAACGTGATCTACAAGGGCAATGGTTTTTCAACGCCGATCGGTGGCGGCGTGACGATCGATCCGCGGCAGGCGCTGAACAAGTCGAACTTGCTGAAAGACAAGGACGGCAAGGTCGGCAACGCCCGCAAGGAAACCGATCTCAAAAGCCTGGCCAAAGGCCAATGGTGGTGGGACTGAAATCGCGTGGGCTGTGAGCGAAGATCCAATTTGGCGCTCCTTTGCAGCAGTTGCGACTCGGTTTTCATTCGCCCGCTACGAAGGCTCGGGGCGAAAATAATTTCTCCGCGGCCCCCGCTCCCCCCGCGGGAGAGGGCAGGTGAGAGGTTCGAGAAACGGAAGTTATTTTTCGGCCGAGCTTAAGTTGCCACACACGAGTTCGCGGTCGTTGCGCGCGAAAATGTGCCGCTCGGCAAAGCCCGGATGCGCCCAGCAGACCCCGCCGCGCTGGGGAAGTTGCCCAGTTGTCGGGTCGATGACCTGGGTGCGGCTGACTTCGTGATAGCCGTCGGGCGACAGCGTGGCGATGATCAATTGCCCGCGCTCGTTGAACATGAACATCCGCGAGCCGTTGCGAACCATCTGGATCGTTGCCCAGCGGGCCTTCGGCACCGCCGCCTGGCTTTCCCAAATCCGGTCGCCCGTGGCGGCATCCAAGCACCGCAGTTGACCGTAGCTATCGACGCCGTAGACATTGGATCCGTCGAAATAGGGCGTGCTGATGATCGACTGCAGGGCTTGGGTCCGTTGTTCGTCGGGACCGACCTTGCGCCAGATTTTTTCCACGTCGAGCCGCTTCTGGTCCAAGCGGAGCATCAGCGAGCCGTCGTAGAAGGCGGTCAGGAAGAGCCGGTCGTCGTGCAACACCGGCGTGGCGACATTGAGCACCATCCGCGATGGCTTGAACGGATATTTCCAAAACACTTCGCCGCTCTGCGGATCGAGGCCGGCAATGTTGTCGCCGGTCCAGCAGACGAGCACGCGCCGGCCGGCCTGTTCGATGATGATCGGCGCGGAGTAGGAAGCTCGATCATCGAGCGATTTCCAGCGTTCGTCGCCCGTCGCCTTGTCGAACGCCACGACGCAGGCCTTCTCGCCGCCGATTTGCACGATCAGCAGTTGCCCGTCGACCAGCGGAGCCGCGGCAATTCCCCAAATCGGCATGCGGATCTCATAATCCTTGAGCAGGTCCTTTTTCCAAATCACGGTGCCTTTGGCGGCGTCGAGACAATGAAGATTCCCCATGGCCCCGAGCGCATAAGCCCGGCCTTCGTTGACCGTGACGGCCGCTCGCGGGCCTGCTTCATAACCGACGCCGCTATAGCGACAATCGTAAATGTGCATCCAGAGTTCGTGGCCGGTCTTCGAATCGAAGCAATGCACGCGTTCGACCTGGGTCGGTTCGACGAGTCGATCGGTGACGAACACGCGGCCGTCGGCGATCGTCGGCCCGCTGTAGCCGGACCCGATCGGCGCCCGCCAGTCGATTTTGAGTTGCTTGTCCTTGAATTTGTCCACGATCCCGGTTTCGCGCCACACGCCGTCGCGGTTGGGCCCGCGCCATTGCGGCCAATCGTCGGCCCGCGTCAGGCTGGCATACGACGACAGCAGGCAAAACATCGCGGTTGCAGCAACATGGAGGAGAAACCGATTCATGGCTTGATGCTTTCAGTGATCGCATTGATGCCGACGACGCCGGAGAGATTTTAGCAAGTCGAGCGCTCCTGAGCATAGCTTCTACGGATTTGCTTCCGCGAGGATCGCGAGCGCCGCCACAGACCGCTTGCGTATCCCCGGCCTGAACTTTACGCTTGGGGACCGCCATTCCGAGACTCGATCGCGGTTAGGTCCCTGGCCGCCGGGCGCTTTCTGGTCCCCTACGGAGAAATCTGGTCGTGCAAGATGTGGTGCAACCTTTTTCCGATCGGCTGGCGACGGCCATCAGGCTCCGCCGAACTCCGGCGATCGTTGGCCTTGATCCGCGATTGGCCCAACTTCCCGAAGCACTGCTGAAATCGTGCCACAATGCCGGACTCGAGCGACAAGCGGCGGCATTTACGGAATTCTGTTGCGGAGTGATCGATGTCGTCGCATCGCTGGTGCCGGCGGTCAAACCGCAAGCGGCGTTCTTCGAAGAACTCGGTCCTCATGGAACCGCGGCGCTGGCCGACGTGATCGCCTATGCCCGGCGGCTGCAATTGCTCGTGATCTTGGACGCCAAGCGCAACGACATCGGTTCGACGGCCGAAGCCTATGCTCGCGGTTATCTCGGCGCCGACAGTCCGTGGGGGGCTGATGGCCTGACGGTGAGTCCCTATTTGGGCAACGACAGCCTGACGCCGTTTGTCGAGGTCGCCCGGCAGCGTCGTGCCGGTCTGTTCGTGCTCGCCAAAACATCCAATCCGGGCGGCGGCCAATTTCAAGATCTTCCTTCCAACGGCCGGCCGTTCTATCGGCATGTCGCCGAATACATCGAGCAGCTTGCGATCGCCGACGCCGGAAGTTGTGGATACGGCTCGGTGGGGGCTGTGGTCGGAGCGACGTATCCCGAGCAATTGGCCGAGCTCCGTTCGGCGATGCCGCATGCGTGGATCTTGATTCCGGGCTTCGGCAGCCAGGGGGCCACGGCCCGCGATGTCGCCGCGGGATTCGACAAGAGAGGGCTGGGCGCCATCGTCAACAATTCCCGCGGCATCATCTTCGCCTATTCGCGGCGCGAATATGCGGATCGGTTTTCTCCGCTGCAATGGCAAGACGCCGTCGCCGCCGCGACACGCGATATGATCGACCGACTGCGTAGCGATACTCCGGCGGGCAACCTCATGACCGACCACTAGCATTCCGCCGATGGAGACAACCGCGACACCAGATTCTGGGTGGGACAACCGCCAAGCGGGCCGCGAAAACGGCCCGCGGCTCGGTTGGCGCCCGATCGCGTTCGGCATCGTGGCGCTCGCGATCGTGATGGTCTATGCCTGGTTTCACCGGGATTTATCGCTGCACGGGCTTGCCGAGCGCGAGGACGATTTGCGGCGCTTTCAGCAGGCCCATTCGCTGCTGTTGCCCGCGATCGTGTTCGCGATATTTGTCGCGGCCGCCGGGCTTTCGCTTCCCGTGGGAATTATTTTGTCGGTCGGCTGCGGATGGCTCTTCGGGCCGTGGGAAGCGGGAGTGTTGGTGAGTTTTGCCTCGACGGCAGGCGCGACGCTGGCGTTTTGGATCAGCCGCTATTTGCTTCGCGACGCCATCTCGCACCGCGTCGATCATTTGATGAAGTCGGTCGACGAATTGGTCGACCGGGACGGCGCATTCTACCTTCTCTCGCTACGGCTGGTGCACATCGTTCCTTCGTGGCTAATCAACCTTTTGATGGGTTGGACAACCATGCGCACGGCGACTTTTTGGTGGGCAACCCAAGTCGGCACGTTGCCGGCCACGATCCTCTATGTGTGCGTGGGAGAGCAATTCAAATCGCTCCGCAGTTTGGCGAAGGAGGGCGGAATTTCAAGCCTCTTGACCCCTGGCCGCGTCGCAATTTTCGTGCTGCTCGCGATCCTTCCGCTCGCAGCCCGACAAGCAATCAAAGAGATCCAGCGGCAGGCAGATAAAGCCCGATCCGGAAAAACAAAGCGGCAAGATGATGGGGGCGCACCGAATTGAACCAGACAAACGGTAGCCAAATCAGATGTTCGGCCGTATCCTGAAAGGGGTTCGCCGCTGCAAATTGCACGCGCGGCCCACAGCTCCGGGCGGAATCGACTTTGCGACCATCGCTCGAACCGGAACATGATCGTATGTCTGCACCAAAGAAATCCGATTTCGAAGCGCTTTATGCGGGCCAAGCCCCATGGGATATCGCTCGGGCTCAGGCGGTGTTTGTCGCCGCGGCCAAACGAATCACCGGAGCTGTGCTGGATTGCGGGTGCGGCACCGGCGAAAACGCGCTGTATTTCGCCGCCCATGGCCGGCAGGTGATCGGCATCGATTTTCTCGACGAGCCGATCCGCCGCGCTCGGCTAAAAGCAAACGAGCGGGGCGTGAATGCAAAATTCCTGGTTCGCGACGCGCTGGCGCTCGGCGAAATGAGCGAGCGGTTCGACAATGCCATCGACAGCGGGCTGTTTCACACCTTCTCCGACGAGAATCGCCCGCGCTATGTGGCAGGGTTGAAATCGGTGTTGAAACCCGGCGGCCGGCTTTTTTTGCTGTGCTTCAGCGACGAAGAGCCCGGCACGCAAGGTCCGCGGCGGATCGCACAGCGAGAATTGCGCGCGGCGTTCGCCGATGGTTGGATCGTGGAATCGATCGAACCGGCGGTGTTCGAAACCGCTCCCACTCCCGATATCTCGTTCTCGCCGGGGGGCCCGAAAGCTTGGTTTGCCGTGATCCGGCGTGTGGGCGGCTGAGCTAGCTTTCCGCGCACGGCACGCTCGATTGCATTGCCGCGGTGCAGCCCGGTCGCGATGCGACTAGCGGCCATCCGGGCAAACGTGACGGGTTCCACGTCTCGTGAGCGGCAAGGCGCTAGCCGCCGGTTTCTCGGCCGTCGCGCCGAATTCGACCGGCAGCTAGTGCCCCGCCGCTCACCACTCGCACGTCACCCAACAGGCTTAGCTAGCAATGCTTGCCGCTCGACAGGCATTGCACTTGACGCGACCCTCGAAACCTGGGAAAAGTTGCCCCGACGTTTTGGTGGATCGCGGCCCGCACCGCAACAGCCAAACATCTTGCACACATTGCTACGATCGGCGGCGCGTTTTCCGCCGTTCGAATTGCCAGGGAAGGGCGAGCGATGAATCCGAGCGAGCAGCGGCGCATTCTCACGGCCGGCCCCACGATCTCGCAGCGCGAGATCGACTATGTCTTGGATGCCGTAAAGAACGGCTGGAACGAACATTGGTCGGACTACCTCGTGCGTTTCGAGCAATCGTTTGCTCAATACGTCGGCACACGCTTCGCCATGGCGACATCGAGCTGCACGGGGGCGCTTCACCTCTCGCTTTTGGCGCTTGGCATCGGTCCGGGGGATGAGGTGATCGTGCCCGAGGTGACCTGGGTCGCCACGGCCAGCGCGGTGAGCTACACCGGCGCCACTCCTGTGCCGGTCGATGTCGATCCGACCACGTGGTGCATCGATCCTGCAAGCGCCGAGCAGGCCATTACACCGCAAACCAAGGCGATCGTTCCGGTCCACCTGTATGGTCATCCGGCCGACATGAAGGCGATTCGCAAGCTGGCCGACGAGCACGGGCTCAAGGTGCTCGAAGACGCGGCGCCGGCGTTGGGCGCCGAGATCGAGGGACACAAAGTCGGCAGCTTCGGTGATCTCGCCTGCTTCAGTTTCCAAGGCGCGAAGATCATGACTTGCGGCGAGGGGGGAATGCTCGTCACCAGCGACGAATCGCTCTACGAGCGGGCGAGGTTTCTCAACGACCATGGCCGCGACCCGCATCGCCCATTCGTGATCTCCGAATTCGGCTACAAATACAAAATGTCGAATCTGCAGGCAGCCCTCGGGCTGGCGCAGCTCGAGCGGCTCGAGGAGATGATCGCCAAGCGGCGGCTGATTTTCCAGTGGTATCGGCGGCGGCTGAATGGCGTGGCAGATTTGGCGATGAATGTCGAACGCTACTGGGCCCGCAACATTTATTGGATGACATCGGTCGTGCTCGGCGATCGGTTTGCCGTGACGCGCGACGAAGTGATGGCCGGCCTGCGCGAGCGCGGGGTCGATTCCAGGCCGTTCTTTCCGCCGCTGAGCAGTTTTCCGCTGTTCGAGAGCCGCAAAACCGCGAATCCCGCCGCCTATCGCGTCGCCATGCGCGGCATCAATTTGCCGAGCGGGCACAACCTGACCGAGGTCGACGTCGACCGTGTTTGCAACAGCCTGCTGGAAGTGATCAACGAAACCCGCCGGCAAAAATTGCTTGCCGCCTAGCGGAAATCGCACGGATCGCGATCCGCTCATTCGCTCCCTGATATCCGATCGTCCCCCCGTCCGGAGCCACTTCGCATGGATGCCGAAGGCCAGCAATTCGTGCTCGAAACTATCCGCGATGCCAAAATCGCCGCTGCGCGAAGCGGTAATTGGTTCGCGATTTTTGACCGCGATGAATGCGTGGCCGGAATCGACCCTGTCACTTGGCAAGATGTCGACGATCCGGATGCAATCGAGCGGTTGGCCCGCTGGCGAGAATCGGCGCAGAATTCATTCCCCGCAGTTTTTCCGGTTACGCTTGAAGGAACGCGGCGCTGGCTGATCAAGCAGGTGCTGGAACTGCCCGACCGCCTGCTGTTTTGGGTGAAAAGCTCGGAAGGAGAAAAAATCGGCCACGCCGGCATTTATCGGATCGATTTCGACGAAGAAAACCTCGAATTAGACAACGTCGTACGCGGTGTGCCCCGTGTCATGCGTGGTGCCATGTATTCCAGCGTCCAGGCGATCTTGAGCTGGGCTTTCGACACGCTGCGGATGAAAGACATTTTCCTCCGCGTTTTCTCCGACAACACGCGAGCCATCCAGCTCTACGAACATTGCGGCTTTCGTGAAACGATGCGGATGCCGATGCGGCGCGTCGAAGAAAGCGGCGTCATCCGCTGGCTGGAAGCTGAAGGAAATTATCGCAAGCCGATCGATCGCTACTTCGTGACCATGCACCTTCCGCGAGCTGCCTGGCAAAGCGACTGCTCCGACGAATTGGCGGCCTGAATTATGTTCCCACCGATGAATGAGAGCGATGCCTTATCGAACTTCGGTTCTCGCCCCGCTACGGAGCGGAAGCTGGTAAGCATCATCATGCCGGTGCGCAATGAGGAGGGGAATCTGCCGCGGGCGTACGACGAAGTGACGGCGCTGATGGCCCCGCTGCCCTACGACTACGAAGTTTTGCTCATCGACAACGACAGCAGCGACCGCACCGGCGAACTCGCGGCCGAACTTTGCAATCGCGATGCTCGCTGGCGGTATATCAAGTTCAGCCGGAATTTCACGGTCGAAGCCTCTCTGGCAGCCGGATATCGGTTTGCGCGGGGTGATGCGGCGGTCGTGCTCTTCGGCGATCTGCAGGACCCACCGGCGCTGGTGGCCGAATTTCTGCGGAAATGGGAAGAGGGCAACGAAGTCGTCTACGGCGTGATCCGTCGCCGCGACGGCGACCCCCTGTGGAAAGCCTGGGCCGCGCGACTATTGTACCGCACGGTAAATTATTTGTCGGACGTGAAAATTCCGAACGATGCCACCGACTTCCGGCTTCTTTCGCGGCGGGCCATCGATGCCCTCAACCGGCTCGGCGAGCGAAATCGGTATATCCGCGGCTTCTCGCATTGGATCGGATTTCGCCAATGTCCGATCGTCTACGATCGCCGTCCGCGATTGGCGGGCAAGAGCAAGGCCCCGTTTTTCTACATGCTCAATCTTGCCGCCAACGCGATTACCTGCTTTTCAATCAAGCCATTGCAATTGTTTTCGTTGTTCGGATTTCTCACGCTCGGCGCGACCATCGTCGCGGGGCTTGTATATTTGGCAACCTATTGCTTCGGCGCGACGGTGCCGGGGCTCACGACGGTTTATTTGCTGCTGCTGGCGAATCTGGGCGTGATGCTCGTCGGCTTCGGGACGGTCGGTGAATACGTGGGGCGCATTTACGTCGAGACGAAGCAACGGCCGCTATTTCTGGTCGAACGAACGGTCAATTTCCCAGCCGCCGAGCAGGAGTCTGGCGTCGGCTTGCAGCAGCAACCCGTGCATGCGGAAAGACGGGCGGCTTGAGGCGGCATGGGTGGGCGACGCGCGAAACCGCCAGCGAGACGGTTTGTCGACCACGGATTTGGTGTCCTTATCGCGCGGAGAAAAAAGGGCGGATTCAACTTCATGACCCAGCGCTTCGACCCAATTCGACTCCGCCGCACGATCCTCGAGATGGCCTATGCCGGCTCGACGGTGCATATTCCCTGCGCAATGTCGATCGTCGAAATTCTCGCCGTGTTGTATCGGTCTTATTTACGCCTTGATCCGAACGATCCGGATTGCCCGGAGCGCGATTATCTCGTGCTGAGCAAAGGGCACGGCGTGATGGCGCAATACGCCTGCCTCCACGAGTTGGGCTGGCTCAGCGATGCGGATCGACAAGCCTATTTTCGCGACGCCACGCGGCTGAAAGGGCTTTCCGATGCCCATGTGCCGGGGCTCGAAGTGTCGTCCGGCTCGTTGGGGCACGGACTTTCGGTCGGAGTCGGCTTGGCGCTGGCCGCCAAGCGCCGCGGCACTTCGCAGCGCGTGTTTGCCGTCGTCGGCGACGGCGAGGCGAACGAAGGAGCCATCTGGGAAGCACTGATGTTCGCCGCGCATGCTCGGCTCGACAACCTGTTCGTCTTCATCGATGCCAATGGCCTGCAAGCGATGGGAACAACCGCCGAAGTGATGAACATGGGTTCGCTGGTCGAAAAACTAACCGCCTTCGGCCTCGAATCGCACGAAGTCGATGGCCACGATCACGCGGCCCTTGCCAACACGATCGACGAACTTCTGGCCAGCAAAGAGCCGCGGCCCAAGGGAATCGTGGCCCACACCGTGAAGGGCAAAGGCATTTCGTTCATGGAACACGACAACACATGGCATTACACCCGGCTGAACGCACAAACATTCGCGGCGGCGATGCGCGAGTTGGGGCCGGAAATTGCCGCCGCCTGAGGCGATGAATCGCGGCAGTCCACTGGCCAGGAAGACGCGCGAAACCGCAAGCGAGATGCGGGCCGCGTTGACGAGATGAACGTTTCCGAAAGCACAACCACCACTTGCAAGTTGTTCAATGCGCGACGCTTTTTCACGCTGTCTGGCACAAGCGGCTCAGGCCGATCCGCGGCTGTTGCTGCTCACCGGCGATCATGGCTACGCGCTGTTCGATGAGTTCCGCCGCGTTTGTCCGGATCAGTTTATCAACGCCGGCGTCGCGGAGCAAAACATGGTCGGCGTCGCGGCCGGCTTGGCCAAGGCCGGGTTCCGGCCCGTGGTGTATGGCCTGAGCGCATTCGTGCCGGTCCGAGTGCTCGAGCAAATCAAGCTCGACATTTGCTACGAGCAATTGCCGGTGGTGTTTATCGGCGACGGCGCGGGATTGGTGTATGGTCAGCTTGGCAGCAGCCACCAGAGCACCGAAGATATCGCGGCGTTGCGAGCGCTGCCCAACATGGCGATTCTCTCGCCGGCCGACGCCCATGAAATGACGACGTGCCTCAAATTGGCATTCGAAGGAATCGGGCCGGTCTACGTGCGAATGGGGAAGGCCGATTTGGGGGTCGTGCATGCACAGCCACCGCTGTTTGATTGGGGCCAGATCTATCCCGTCGCCGAAGGCAACGGCCCGTTGGCGTGGATCGCCACCGGTGCGATGGTGACGACCGCGCTCGCGGTGGCCGCTGATTGGCCGGGCAGCCCGGTGTGGAGCGTACCGTGCATCAAGCCGCTCGATGCCGAGCGGGTGGCGGCAATCTGCCGGCGGCATGAAGCGGTGATCGTGCTGGAAGAGCATTCGATTTACGGCGGCCTAGGATCGGCGGTGGCCGAAATCGCAGCTGCGGCGGCCCCCACCTGGATTTGCCGAATTGGTGTCGCCGATCGCTTTTCCGAGCGCTGCGGCAGCTACGCGTATCTGATGCGCGAACACGGCTTGGACGCCACGTCGGTGCGGCGGCAAGTGGAACAGTTCATGGCGCGAAACGGCCTGCATTCGAATCAGCTCGCTGAATCGCGTCGCGCTGCCTGATATTCGGCGGGACGCCGAACCCGTCGACAGTCGCTGCGATTGCGGCATGGACCGAGTTCCAGAGCAGTCCTGCGATCGAATTCTTTGCGGATTGGATTCGGATGGATGGAAAATGGCGGCGAACGCTGATCGTGGGCTTTGTGCTGGTGGCGACGCACGCCGCCAGCGCGCTGTACTACGCGCACCGTTATGCCAGCGGCGTCATTCGCACGCCCACACGCGCCATGACGCTCGATCTGACGTTCGACGAGTGGGCTGACGCAACAAACGGGGACGATTCGACCGTCTATCTCCGGGTCGCGGAACATGTAGCCAATAACAAGGGCCTCATCTGGCAAGTTCCGTCGTCCAAGCCCCCGCGATTCGAGCCATTTATTTTTTGGGGGCCCGGGGCTCCAGTCGTATTTGGCTGGTGGCTGAAATTCGTCGGCGGCCGAACGATGTTCACGTTCTTCATGTTTGCCGCGATTGCCCAATTGGCGGCGGGCGCTCTCACCGTCGCGACGACCGCCCAATGGACTTGCAGCACGGTCGCGCTTTCGCTCGTTGCGGTTTTCTCCGGTTTCTGCCCGCCATTGCAGGGCTGGTTTTACGGCGTGCATCTAACCTCGTCGGAAATCGTGGCGTTGCCGATGCTGGCATTGGTCTTCTTTTCCTTGAACAAGGCATTTCAGGCCTGGGCAGCCGGCGGCGGTTCCGGCGAGCCGCAGGACTCGAGCCCAAGCACTGGAATTGCCGCCGGCGGTCGGCGGTCGGAAGGGAGCTTAGGTAGGCACGCTCCCTATGCCGTCGCGGGTCGCACCGCCCGCTTGCGCGCAATTTGGCGGTGCATCGTGCCCGTTGGATTGAGTCGATCTGCATGGATGTGGTTCGGGCTCACGGGAATCCTGATCGGAGGCAGTTCGCTGGCTCGCGATTGTATCCGCGTGTTTGCCTGGTTCGTGGCAATCTTCGTTGTCAGCCGGGCAGCCGTCGGCGATCGACGGCGAATCAAGGCCGCGCTGGCCGTTGCGGTGTTGCTCGTGGCGGGTGAGTACGCGGTCCGCTACCCGGTACAGCTATGGAACAAGCATCGCGCGGGGCGCAGCACGATCTGCCAGACCAGCGACGGCTGCATTTGGCGCTACGGCATTTGGGCCGAGCACGACCAATTCGATTGGTATGAGTCGGTCGGTCTCGGATTCGGCGACTATCTGGACCCTGAGGCGGGCCGGCGAGTGCGCGCCTATTTCGACGCTGGGCAACCTTGGCCGGCACTTTATTCATTCGAGCAATTGCTGCAGGCCGTCGCCAAACGACCAATCGCCGCTGTCGCGTTCAAAGTCAGTCGCTTGCCGATGCTGTGGTTGGATACCGACATGTGGCCACGCTCGGAAGTGTGCCTGCAATCGCTGTGGTGCGTGGCAATTTACATGATGCTTGCGATTTTCGTGGCCATGCAAGTTCGCCGTCGGCGACGAATTCCCGAAATCCTCTATCTATATCTAACCCTGGTTGTTTGCGCTTCGCCGCTGATCCATTTCGAATTTCGGTACACGTTCCCCGTTTGGAACACGCTGGTGCTCGTCCCGGGCTTGCTTGTTGCATCGCTCAGCCGGGATGGTTTACCGCATTCACGCGGTAATCGACGGTCAATCGAATCAACGACACCGGAAGCCAATACGCCGTCTGGGATAACGCTGGCGGCCTGACGGCAATCACAATTTCGGCGAATTGGCCGAGGACGCGAATAATGCAATTTCCGAATCTTCGTCCGGCGACAGGAGCATTGCTGGCAGACCGGCGGCGGTGGCTCGTCGTGGCGGCGGTGCTACTGTCGACGCACGCATGCACCGCCTGGTATTACGCCGCGCGGTACGTTCATCGCCAATTCATTATCAATGGAACGGCGATGACATTGGATATGACGCCCACGGAATGGGCCCGCCACCTTGGCAATATGGATGCGGCCGCGTACTTGAAAGTCGCGGAGAATTTTTCTGCCGGTCGGGGTGTAACGATTCCAGTAATCGAAAACGGTTCGAGGTGCGACAAAACGTTTTTCTACTGGGGGCCAGGGGCCCCGGTTGTATTCGGCACGTGGATGAAGCTTTTCGGCCGTTACACGATGTGGCCAATATTTTGGTTTGCCGTCGCGGCCCAACTGCTGTTCGGCGTCGTTTCGGTTGCCATGGCTTCGCTTTGGACGCGAAAACCGCTGGCATTGGCGATAGTCGCCGTTTGCTCGGGGTTTTGCCCTCCGCTGCAACAATGGTTCTACGGCATCGGCCTGACCTCTTCCGAGATTGTCGCCCTGGTACCGCTGTCGGTGGGCATGTTCCTGTTGGCAAACGGGCTTCGGATGCTCCGAAGGGCCAACGACAAGTCTTGGAG from Pirellulales bacterium encodes:
- a CDS encoding PQQ-binding-like beta-propeller repeat protein; this encodes MNRFLLHVAATAMFCLLSSYASLTRADDWPQWRGPNRDGVWRETGIVDKFKDKQLKIDWRAPIGSGYSGPTIADGRVFVTDRLVEPTQVERVHCFDSKTGHELWMHIYDCRYSGVGYEAGPRAAVTVNEGRAYALGAMGNLHCLDAAKGTVIWKKDLLKDYEIRMPIWGIAAAPLVDGQLLIVQIGGEKACVVAFDKATGDERWKSLDDRASYSAPIIIEQAGRRVLVCWTGDNIAGLDPQSGEVFWKYPFKPSRMVLNVATPVLHDDRLFLTAFYDGSLMLRLDQKRLDVEKIWRKVGPDEQRTQALQSIISTPYFDGSNVYGVDSYGQLRCLDAATGDRIWESQAAVPKARWATIQMVRNGSRMFMFNERGQLIIATLSPDGYHEVSRTQVIDPTTGQLPQRGGVCWAHPGFAERHIFARNDRELVCGNLSSAEK
- the pyrF gene encoding orotidine-5'-phosphate decarboxylase, which gives rise to MQDVVQPFSDRLATAIRLRRTPAIVGLDPRLAQLPEALLKSCHNAGLERQAAAFTEFCCGVIDVVASLVPAVKPQAAFFEELGPHGTAALADVIAYARRLQLLVILDAKRNDIGSTAEAYARGYLGADSPWGADGLTVSPYLGNDSLTPFVEVARQRRAGLFVLAKTSNPGGGQFQDLPSNGRPFYRHVAEYIEQLAIADAGSCGYGSVGAVVGATYPEQLAELRSAMPHAWILIPGFGSQGATARDVAAGFDKRGLGAIVNNSRGIIFAYSRREYADRFSPLQWQDAVAAATRDMIDRLRSDTPAGNLMTDH
- a CDS encoding TVP38/TMEM64 family protein encodes the protein METTATPDSGWDNRQAGRENGPRLGWRPIAFGIVALAIVMVYAWFHRDLSLHGLAEREDDLRRFQQAHSLLLPAIVFAIFVAAAGLSLPVGIILSVGCGWLFGPWEAGVLVSFASTAGATLAFWISRYLLRDAISHRVDHLMKSVDELVDRDGAFYLLSLRLVHIVPSWLINLLMGWTTMRTATFWWATQVGTLPATILYVCVGEQFKSLRSLAKEGGISSLLTPGRVAIFVLLAILPLAARQAIKEIQRQADKARSGKTKRQDDGGAPN
- a CDS encoding class I SAM-dependent methyltransferase, which encodes MSAPKKSDFEALYAGQAPWDIARAQAVFVAAAKRITGAVLDCGCGTGENALYFAAHGRQVIGIDFLDEPIRRARLKANERGVNAKFLVRDALALGEMSERFDNAIDSGLFHTFSDENRPRYVAGLKSVLKPGGRLFLLCFSDEEPGTQGPRRIAQRELRAAFADGWIVESIEPAVFETAPTPDISFSPGGPKAWFAVIRRVGG
- a CDS encoding DegT/DnrJ/EryC1/StrS family aminotransferase — its product is MNPSEQRRILTAGPTISQREIDYVLDAVKNGWNEHWSDYLVRFEQSFAQYVGTRFAMATSSCTGALHLSLLALGIGPGDEVIVPEVTWVATASAVSYTGATPVPVDVDPTTWCIDPASAEQAITPQTKAIVPVHLYGHPADMKAIRKLADEHGLKVLEDAAPALGAEIEGHKVGSFGDLACFSFQGAKIMTCGEGGMLVTSDESLYERARFLNDHGRDPHRPFVISEFGYKYKMSNLQAALGLAQLERLEEMIAKRRLIFQWYRRRLNGVADLAMNVERYWARNIYWMTSVVLGDRFAVTRDEVMAGLRERGVDSRPFFPPLSSFPLFESRKTANPAAYRVAMRGINLPSGHNLTEVDVDRVCNSLLEVINETRRQKLLAA
- a CDS encoding GNAT family N-acetyltransferase, with translation MDAEGQQFVLETIRDAKIAAARSGNWFAIFDRDECVAGIDPVTWQDVDDPDAIERLARWRESAQNSFPAVFPVTLEGTRRWLIKQVLELPDRLLFWVKSSEGEKIGHAGIYRIDFDEENLELDNVVRGVPRVMRGAMYSSVQAILSWAFDTLRMKDIFLRVFSDNTRAIQLYEHCGFRETMRMPMRRVEESGVIRWLEAEGNYRKPIDRYFVTMHLPRAAWQSDCSDELAA
- a CDS encoding glycosyltransferase family 2 protein, translated to MNESDALSNFGSRPATERKLVSIIMPVRNEEGNLPRAYDEVTALMAPLPYDYEVLLIDNDSSDRTGELAAELCNRDARWRYIKFSRNFTVEASLAAGYRFARGDAAVVLFGDLQDPPALVAEFLRKWEEGNEVVYGVIRRRDGDPLWKAWAARLLYRTVNYLSDVKIPNDATDFRLLSRRAIDALNRLGERNRYIRGFSHWIGFRQCPIVYDRRPRLAGKSKAPFFYMLNLAANAITCFSIKPLQLFSLFGFLTLGATIVAGLVYLATYCFGATVPGLTTVYLLLLANLGVMLVGFGTVGEYVGRIYVETKQRPLFLVERTVNFPAAEQESGVGLQQQPVHAERRAA
- a CDS encoding transketolase — its product is MTQRFDPIRLRRTILEMAYAGSTVHIPCAMSIVEILAVLYRSYLRLDPNDPDCPERDYLVLSKGHGVMAQYACLHELGWLSDADRQAYFRDATRLKGLSDAHVPGLEVSSGSLGHGLSVGVGLALAAKRRGTSQRVFAVVGDGEANEGAIWEALMFAAHARLDNLFVFIDANGLQAMGTTAEVMNMGSLVEKLTAFGLESHEVDGHDHAALANTIDELLASKEPRPKGIVAHTVKGKGISFMEHDNTWHYTRLNAQTFAAAMRELGPEIAAA
- a CDS encoding transketolase C-terminal domain-containing protein, with amino-acid sequence MRDAFSRCLAQAAQADPRLLLLTGDHGYALFDEFRRVCPDQFINAGVAEQNMVGVAAGLAKAGFRPVVYGLSAFVPVRVLEQIKLDICYEQLPVVFIGDGAGLVYGQLGSSHQSTEDIAALRALPNMAILSPADAHEMTTCLKLAFEGIGPVYVRMGKADLGVVHAQPPLFDWGQIYPVAEGNGPLAWIATGAMVTTALAVAADWPGSPVWSVPCIKPLDAERVAAICRRHEAVIVLEEHSIYGGLGSAVAEIAAAAAPTWICRIGVADRFSERCGSYAYLMREHGLDATSVRRQVEQFMARNGLHSNQLAESRRAA